The DNA segment TGCCCGGCGCCACTGACGCAGTCGCTCGCCGATTATTTCAAGACCCAGAAGGCGGCGGTGACCGTCGAGTGGCACCCCGGTGGTCATGATATCCGGCAGAACGAGATAGCTGCGGTCGAGCAGTTCGTAAAACCTTGAAAGCCACACCGAATTGAACTAAGTCTACTAAACTAAGTTCAACCCGGTGGAGGCAGCGGTGGAAATCGTCAATATTCACGAGGCCAAGACCCAATTGTCGCGGCTGGTCGAAAAGGCGGCGAGGGGGGAGCCGTTCATCATCGCTAAGGCGGGAAAACCCTTGGTGAAGGTGGTGGCCCTCGATCAGCCTTCCGAGGCCGAAAGGCAGCGGCTCGGCTTTATGACCGGCCAGATCGTCGTGCCGGACGATTTCGATCGTATGGGTAGCGATGAGATTGAAAATCTCTTCGGCACCGGCGCATGAATATTCTGCTCGATACGCATATCCTTCTCTGGGTAGCCGGTGCTCCCGACCGGTTGCCGCAGGAAGCCCAAGCGCTCATCGAAAGTCGGGAAAACACCCTCTTTTTCAGTGCGGCGAGCCTTTGGGAAATCGCCATCAAGCGCGGCCTCGGGCGCGCCGATTTCGAGGCCGATCCTCGGCTGCTGCGCCGCGGCTTGTTGGACAACGGCTATGAGGAACTGCCCGTCAGCAGTGCCCACGCGGTAGAAATCGACCAACTCCCCCCAATCCACAAAGACCCCTTCGATCGTATTCTGATCGCCCAGTCGATCGTTGAGGGCGTGATGTTGCTGACCGCGGACGAGATCGTCGGCAAGTATCCCGGACCAATCCGGCTCGTCTGACCACGTCACTCCAGCCTGCTGCGGAACAGCCAGGCAGCGGCGGAAAGTGTTACGACGGCGATCAGGCAGAGCGGGAGGGTCTGATCAATGACCTCGGCGAGCGGGATATCCTTCAGGAACACCCCTTTCACGATCACCAGGAAATAACGCAGCGGGTTGATGAGCGTGATCGGTTGCAGCCAGGACGGCATGTTCTCGATCGGCGTTGCAAACCCCGACAAGAGCATGGCCGGAACCATGAACAGGAAGGCTCCGAGAATCGCCTGCTGCTGTGTCATCGACAGTGCCGAGATGAAAAGGCCGAGCCCGACAACGGAAGCGAGGTAGAAGATCGCGCTTCCGTAAAGCAGGAAGAGCGAGCCGCGCAACGGCACGCCGAAGATGAACACGGCCGCGAGAATATAGATCGTGATGTGAAAGAGCCCGATCATCATCGGCGGTATCAGCTTGCCTATGAGGATTTCGTGGGTGCGCAACGGCGAGACGATGAGCTGATCGAACGTCCCGAGCTCACGCTCGCGGGCGACCGATAGGGCGGTGACGATCAGCCCGATCAGAAGCGCGATGCTTGCCACTAGGTTCGGCACCATGAACCATTGGTAGGTGAGGTTGGGATTGAACCAGTTGCGCGCCTCGACCCGGATTACGTCGGACGCCGCGCGTTTTCCCGCGGGAGTTTCCGCGGCGAGCGTGCCGACGATCTGGCTCAGATAACCGGAAACGATCTGCGAGGCGTTGGAACGCCGCCCGTCGAGGATCACCTGAACTTCGGCCGGCCGTCCCGCCTCGATATCGCGGGAGAAGGTGGGGCCGATTTCAAGTGCGGCAAGCACACGCTGCGTATCGATGGCGAGCCGGACTTCCGCCGGGCTGTTTGCCCGCGTGATCGTTCGGAAGGTCGGCGATCCGCCGATCCGCTGGACGAGTTCTTGGCTCCAATGGCCCGTGTCGCGATCGAGCACCATCAGGTCGACGTTCTTCACCTCCAGCGTTGCCGCATAGGAAAAGACGAGCAGCTGGATGATCGGCGGACCGATCAGGATGGCGCGGCCCTTCGGGTCGCGCAGCACCGCCAGAAGCTCCTTGATGATCAGCGCCTTCAGTCGTGTCCACCACATTTAGCCGATCCTCTTTCTGGTGCTGCGTGCGGCAAGCGCGAAGAAGACGCTGCCGATCAGAAGCATGACCGCGATCGCGCGCGCGAACATCGGCCAGATATCGCCGGCCAGAAACACCGTCTGCAGACTGGGGATCAGGTAGCGTGCCGGCACGATGAAGGTGATCCACTGGATGACTGTCGGCATGGAATTGATCTCGAAGAGGAAGCCGGAAAGCAGGAAAGCCGGCAGGAACGCCGTTATCAACGCGAGCTGCGAGGCGAGGAATTGGTTCTTGGTGGCAGCCGAGATCAGCAACCCCTGGCCGAGCGCCGGCATGAGGAAGGTGGCGGAGAGAGCGTAGAGCGCCGCCACCGAGCCGCGGAACGGCACGCCGAACAGGAAGACGGCGAGCAGCACGCAGAGCGTCATCGAGGTGAGCCCGAGAACGAAATAGGGCAGGAGCTTGCCGGCAAGGAGC comes from the Sinorhizobium garamanticum genome and includes:
- a CDS encoding type II toxin-antitoxin system VapC family toxin; amino-acid sequence: MNILLDTHILLWVAGAPDRLPQEAQALIESRENTLFFSAASLWEIAIKRGLGRADFEADPRLLRRGLLDNGYEELPVSSAHAVEIDQLPPIHKDPFDRILIAQSIVEGVMLLTADEIVGKYPGPIRLV
- a CDS encoding ABC transporter permease encodes the protein MWWTRLKALIIKELLAVLRDPKGRAILIGPPIIQLLVFSYAATLEVKNVDLMVLDRDTGHWSQELVQRIGGSPTFRTITRANSPAEVRLAIDTQRVLAALEIGPTFSRDIEAGRPAEVQVILDGRRSNASQIVSGYLSQIVGTLAAETPAGKRAASDVIRVEARNWFNPNLTYQWFMVPNLVASIALLIGLIVTALSVARERELGTFDQLIVSPLRTHEILIGKLIPPMMIGLFHITIYILAAVFIFGVPLRGSLFLLYGSAIFYLASVVGLGLFISALSMTQQQAILGAFLFMVPAMLLSGFATPIENMPSWLQPITLINPLRYFLVIVKGVFLKDIPLAEVIDQTLPLCLIAVVTLSAAAWLFRSRLE
- a CDS encoding type II toxin-antitoxin system Phd/YefM family antitoxin, with translation MEIVNIHEAKTQLSRLVEKAARGEPFIIAKAGKPLVKVVALDQPSEAERQRLGFMTGQIVVPDDFDRMGSDEIENLFGTGA